The Pseudomonas eucalypticola genome has a window encoding:
- the pabB gene encoding aminodeoxychorismate synthase component I produces the protein MSICFVHPLPYRPDPAAWFSTVRHAPGAILLDSAKPAAERGRFDILSAWPLAVLRAEPEENGEAFLQRLRVALARLGEAQLPDGLDLPFAGGLIGYLSYDFGRRLEHLPSLAADDLHLPDAHLGLYGWALISDHQRETSQLVFHPTLEADERLRLLELFQQPADPRGAPFKLGAPMRPDLSPEQYRLAFERIQAYIAAGDCYQVNQTQRFRAPCHGDPWTAYRALREACPTPFSGYLSLEDGSAILSLSPERFIQVHDHQVETRPIKGTRLRDRDPERDAANGRELLASVKDRAENLMIVDLLRNDLGRTCRIGSVRVPELFALESYPNVHHMVSAVVGELAEGKDCLDLIAGSFPGGSITGAPKIRSMQIIDELEPTRRALYCGSLLYLDVRGHMDSSIAIRSLLVKDGQVSCWGGGAIVADSRWEDEYAESVFKVQVLMDTLIQL, from the coding sequence ATGTCCATCTGTTTTGTACACCCCCTGCCCTACCGCCCCGACCCCGCCGCCTGGTTTTCCACGGTCCGCCATGCGCCGGGGGCGATTCTGCTCGACAGCGCCAAACCCGCCGCCGAGCGCGGGCGTTTCGACATCCTCAGCGCCTGGCCCCTGGCGGTGCTGCGCGCCGAACCCGAGGAGAACGGCGAAGCCTTCCTGCAACGCTTGCGTGTCGCGCTGGCCCGACTGGGCGAAGCACAGCTGCCCGACGGCCTGGACCTGCCTTTCGCCGGCGGCCTGATCGGCTACCTGAGCTACGACTTCGGCCGCCGCCTGGAGCACCTGCCCAGCCTCGCCGCGGACGACCTGCACCTGCCCGACGCCCACCTGGGCCTGTACGGCTGGGCACTGATCAGCGACCACCAGCGCGAGACCAGCCAACTGGTCTTCCACCCGACCCTGGAGGCCGACGAGCGCCTGCGCCTGCTGGAACTGTTTCAACAGCCCGCTGACCCGCGGGGGGCGCCGTTCAAGCTCGGCGCCCCCATGCGCCCGGACCTGAGCCCTGAACAGTACCGCCTGGCGTTCGAACGCATCCAGGCCTATATCGCCGCGGGCGACTGCTACCAGGTCAACCAGACCCAGCGCTTTCGCGCGCCTTGCCACGGCGACCCCTGGACGGCCTACCGTGCCCTGCGTGAAGCCTGCCCCACGCCGTTTTCGGGCTACCTGAGCCTGGAAGACGGCAGCGCGATCCTCAGCCTGTCGCCCGAACGCTTCATTCAAGTCCACGACCACCAGGTGGAAACCCGCCCCATCAAAGGCACCCGCCTGCGCGACAGGGACCCCGAGCGCGATGCCGCCAACGGCCGCGAGCTGCTGGCCAGCGTCAAGGACCGCGCGGAAAACCTGATGATCGTCGACCTGCTGCGCAACGACCTGGGGCGCACCTGCCGCATCGGCTCGGTGCGCGTGCCCGAGCTGTTCGCCCTGGAGAGCTACCCCAACGTGCACCACATGGTCAGCGCCGTGGTGGGCGAACTGGCCGAGGGCAAGGACTGCCTGGACCTGATTGCCGGGAGTTTTCCCGGCGGTTCCATCACCGGCGCACCGAAGATCCGCTCGATGCAGATCATCGACGAACTGGAACCCACCCGCCGCGCCCTGTATTGCGGCTCGCTGCTGTACCTGGACGTGCGCGGGCACATGGACAGTTCCATCGCCATCCGCAGCCTGCTGGTGAAGGACGGGCAAGTGAGTTGCTGGGGCGGGGGCGCCATCGTCGCCGATTCGCGCTGGGAAGACGAATATGCCGAATCGGTGTTCAAGGTCCAGGTGTTGATGGATACCCTGATACAGCTGTAA
- a CDS encoding ATP-dependent zinc protease family protein — MTIKPLHSLFCLFFVPGLATAAEKTTYGLNEYARLDDIDLQVAAKLDTGAKTASLSARDIKRFKRNGEHWVRFYLAIDSAHSHPIERPLARVSHIKRRAGDYDPEQGEHYTARPVINLDVCMGTELRSIEVNLTDRSAFQYPLLIGSDALKHFNALVDPSLKYAAGKPACSNDAHTAE, encoded by the coding sequence ATGACCATCAAGCCTCTGCATAGCCTTTTCTGCCTGTTTTTCGTGCCAGGCCTGGCCACGGCCGCGGAAAAGACCACCTACGGCCTCAACGAATACGCCCGCCTGGACGACATCGACCTGCAAGTGGCGGCCAAGCTCGACACCGGCGCCAAGACCGCCTCGCTCAGTGCGCGCGACATCAAGCGCTTCAAGCGCAACGGCGAACACTGGGTGCGCTTCTACCTGGCCATCGACTCGGCCCACAGCCACCCCATCGAACGCCCGCTGGCCCGGGTCAGCCATATCAAGCGTCGGGCTGGCGACTACGACCCCGAGCAGGGCGAGCATTACACCGCACGCCCGGTGATCAACCTGGACGTGTGCATGGGCACCGAGCTGCGCTCCATCGAAGTCAACCTGACCGACCGCAGCGCCTTCCAGTACCCCCTGTTGATCGGCAGCGACGCGCTCAAGCATTTCAACGCCCTGGTCGACCCCAGTCTAAAATACGCAGCCGGCAAGCCTGCCTGCAGCAACGACGCTCATACCGCAGAGTAA
- a CDS encoding inactive transglutaminase family protein gives MRSLTLHLKVLIAVLVTLGLAITAYQIFVLGIPMTEDETDDLWNIDAKVEFVASTKDPVKIQMFVPPLTRDFVSLNESFISNNYGVNVNRVDGNRKVTWSARRASGNQTLYYRLVLTKRYSSEKPKVKGPTFRDSMAIDGPEKIAAEALLAPIRQHSADVETFVSETIKRVNNLSDDNVKLLLAGDPSTPHKAAIVDLLLSIAHVPLEKVHTIRLVADQPQAPELWLRSFNGSQWLYFNPDTGEQGLPSDRLLWWTGDENLISVEGGKKALVTFTLNNSEMNAIRLAKLTDENTDADFLEYSLYSLPLQTQQTFMIMVMIPIGVLVILILRNLIGLQTLGTFTPVLIALAFRETQLGFGIALFTVITALGLTLRSYLEHLKLQMLPRLSVVLTFVVVLIAAISLFSHKLGLERGLSVALFPMVILTMTIERLSITWEERGASHAMKVAIGTLFAASLAHLLMTVPDLVYFVFTFPAILLIMVGFMLAMGRYRGYRLTELLRFRAFVKADS, from the coding sequence ATGCGCTCGCTTACCCTCCACCTGAAAGTCCTTATCGCCGTCCTGGTCACCCTGGGCCTGGCGATCACGGCCTATCAGATTTTCGTGCTCGGCATTCCCATGACCGAAGACGAGACCGACGACCTGTGGAACATCGACGCCAAGGTCGAGTTCGTCGCCAGCACCAAGGACCCGGTCAAGATCCAGATGTTCGTGCCGCCGCTGACCCGCGACTTCGTCAGCCTCAACGAAAGCTTCATTTCCAACAACTACGGGGTGAACGTCAACCGCGTGGACGGCAACCGCAAGGTCACCTGGTCGGCGCGCCGGGCCAGCGGCAACCAGACCCTGTACTACCGCCTGGTGCTGACCAAGCGCTACAGCAGCGAAAAACCCAAGGTCAAGGGGCCGACCTTCCGTGACAGCATGGCCATCGACGGTCCGGAAAAGATTGCCGCCGAGGCGCTGCTGGCCCCCATTCGCCAGCATTCGGCGGACGTCGAAACCTTCGTCAGCGAAACCATCAAGCGGGTCAACAACCTCAGCGACGACAACGTCAAGCTGCTGCTGGCCGGCGACCCCTCCACGCCGCACAAGGCGGCCATCGTCGACCTGCTGCTGTCGATCGCCCACGTGCCCTTGGAAAAGGTACACACCATCCGCCTGGTGGCCGACCAGCCCCAGGCGCCTGAATTGTGGCTGCGCAGCTTCAATGGCAGCCAGTGGCTGTACTTCAACCCCGACACCGGCGAGCAGGGCCTGCCCAGTGACCGCCTGCTGTGGTGGACCGGTGATGAAAACCTGATCAGCGTGGAAGGGGGGAAAAAGGCCCTGGTGACGTTTACGCTGAACAACAGCGAAATGAACGCCATTCGCCTGGCCAAGCTGACCGACGAGAACACTGACGCCGACTTCCTCGAATACTCGCTGTACAGCCTGCCGCTGCAGACCCAGCAGACCTTCATGATCATGGTGATGATCCCCATCGGCGTGCTGGTGATCCTGATCCTGCGCAACCTGATCGGCCTGCAGACCCTGGGTACCTTCACCCCGGTGCTGATCGCCCTGGCCTTCCGCGAGACCCAGCTGGGCTTCGGCATCGCCCTGTTCACGGTGATCACGGCCCTGGGCCTGACCCTGCGCTCTTACCTTGAACACCTGAAATTGCAGATGCTGCCACGGCTTTCCGTGGTCCTGACCTTCGTGGTGGTGCTGATCGCCGCCATCAGCCTGTTCAGCCACAAACTGGGACTGGAACGCGGCCTGTCGGTGGCGCTGTTCCCCATGGTGATCCTGACCATGACCATCGAGCGCCTGTCCATCACCTGGGAAGAGCGCGGCGCCAGCCATGCCATGAAGGTCGCCATAGGCACCTTGTTCGCCGCGTCCCTGGCTCACCTGCTGATGACCGTGCCGGACCTGGTGTACTTCGTCTTCACCTTCCCGGCCATTCTGCTGATCATGGTGGGTTTCATGCTGGCCATGGGGCGCTACCGCGGCTACCGGCTGACCGAACTGCTGCGCTTTCGCGCCTTCGTCAAGGCGGACAGTTGA
- a CDS encoding alpha-L-glutamate ligase-like protein, with protein sequence MFGLIKTWKALQARGIMGINRRNADYVLKYNKRSLYPIVDDKIITKARAIAAGIHVPEMYGVISTEKEIAGLKGIIGGRSDFVIKPAQGAGGDGILVVADRFEDRYRTVSGRLISHDEIEHQISSILTGLYSLGGHRDRALIEYRVTPDQIFRSISYEGVPDIRIIVLMGYPVMAMLRLPTRQSNGKANLHQGAIGVGVDLATGVTLRGTWLNTIISKHPDTTNAVDGVQLPNWDGFMKLAAGCFELCGLGYIGVDMVLDQEKGPLILELNARPGLNIQIANDCGLTHRTQAVEARLAELASESRVETPEERVRFTQGLFGHVPTA encoded by the coding sequence ATGTTCGGCCTGATCAAGACCTGGAAGGCCCTGCAGGCGCGGGGCATCATGGGCATCAACCGGCGCAACGCCGATTACGTACTCAAGTACAACAAGCGCAGCCTGTACCCCATCGTCGATGACAAGATCATCACCAAGGCGCGGGCCATCGCCGCAGGCATCCATGTGCCGGAAATGTACGGGGTGATTTCCACCGAAAAGGAAATCGCCGGGCTCAAAGGCATCATCGGCGGGCGCAGCGACTTCGTCATCAAGCCGGCCCAGGGCGCGGGCGGTGACGGCATCCTGGTGGTCGCCGACCGTTTCGAGGACCGCTACCGCACGGTGTCGGGGCGCCTGATCAGCCATGACGAGATCGAACACCAGATCTCCAGCATCCTCACCGGCCTGTATTCCCTGGGCGGCCACCGTGACCGGGCATTGATCGAATACCGCGTCACCCCGGACCAGATCTTTCGCAGCATCAGCTACGAAGGCGTGCCGGACATCCGCATCATCGTGCTGATGGGCTACCCGGTGATGGCCATGCTGCGCCTGCCCACGCGCCAGTCCAACGGCAAGGCCAACCTGCACCAGGGCGCCATCGGCGTGGGCGTGGACCTGGCCACCGGCGTGACCCTGCGCGGCACCTGGCTGAACACCATTATCAGCAAGCACCCGGACACCACCAACGCGGTGGACGGCGTACAACTGCCCAACTGGGACGGCTTCATGAAGCTGGCCGCCGGTTGCTTCGAGCTGTGCGGCCTGGGCTACATCGGGGTGGACATGGTGCTGGACCAGGAAAAAGGCCCGCTGATCCTGGAACTCAACGCCCGCCCCGGGCTGAACATCCAGATCGCCAACGACTGCGGCCTGACCCACCGCACCCAGGCGGTGGAAGCGCGCCTGGCGGAACTGGCCAGCGAAAGCCGGGTGGAAACCCCCGAAGAGCGAGTGCGCTTTACCCAGGGGTTGTTCGGGCATGTGCCCACTGCATGA
- a CDS encoding phosphoadenylyl-sulfate reductase: MSLNLDVAELAATYANKSAQDILKLAFEHFGDDLWISFSGAEDVVLVDMAWKLNKNVKVFSLDTGRLHPETYRFIDQVREHYKIAIELVSPDHTRLEPFVKEKGLFSFYRDGHGECCGIRKIEPLRRKLSTVSAWATGQRRDQSPGTRSQVSVMEVDGAFSTPERTLYKFNPLAQMTSEEIWGYIRMLELPYNSLHERGFISIGCEPCTRPVLPNQHEREGRWWWEEATQKECGLHAGNLIQKA; encoded by the coding sequence ATGAGCCTGAACCTCGACGTCGCCGAACTCGCCGCGACTTATGCCAACAAGTCCGCCCAGGACATCCTGAAGCTCGCCTTCGAGCACTTCGGCGATGACCTGTGGATCTCCTTCAGCGGTGCCGAGGACGTGGTGCTGGTGGACATGGCGTGGAAGCTGAACAAGAACGTCAAGGTGTTCAGCCTCGACACCGGCCGCCTGCATCCGGAAACCTACCGGTTCATCGACCAGGTGCGTGAACACTACAAGATTGCCATCGAACTGGTGTCGCCCGACCACACCAGGCTGGAGCCGTTCGTCAAGGAAAAGGGCCTGTTCAGTTTCTACCGTGACGGCCATGGCGAATGCTGCGGCATCCGCAAGATCGAGCCGCTGCGCCGCAAACTGTCCACCGTCAGCGCCTGGGCCACCGGCCAGCGCCGCGACCAGAGCCCGGGCACCCGCAGCCAGGTCTCGGTGATGGAAGTCGACGGCGCGTTCTCGACACCCGAACGCACCTTGTACAAGTTCAACCCATTGGCGCAGATGACCAGCGAGGAAATCTGGGGCTACATCCGCATGCTCGAACTGCCGTACAACAGTTTGCACGAACGCGGTTTCATCAGCATCGGCTGCGAGCCCTGCACCCGCCCGGTGCTGCCGAACCAGCACGAACGCGAAGGCCGCTGGTGGTGGGAGGAAGCCACCCAGAAGGAATGCGGGCTGCACGCCGGCAACCTGATCCAGAAAGCCTGA